The following proteins are encoded in a genomic region of Amblyraja radiata isolate CabotCenter1 chromosome 37, sAmbRad1.1.pri, whole genome shotgun sequence:
- the sec24c gene encoding protein transport protein Sec24C isoform X4, whose amino-acid sequence MNQQGHMASYGQPQPGYQGYHQQQLAYDNQHMTGVPPPQYGPYNGPVQGYQQTAVPQGPLRPVPGSAPTSVPPSTTAQQPVYNQYGQGDVHNGPAVPEQMQRVPQSQQYMPGNTLHSGSQPMPYQQYAPSLSHAQQLPNQMAHMQITGVSSNSASPVSQGYGPPASRPPAATSLPPVGPAAYSAAPQNIPSSTPQDNSLPQHPFPGQPSPVSTFSSPPTSIGLTGVIHPPSVGMQRPPTMHGQPLPGQPPSGPYPPQPNHRSLGPQPGMPGAIPGAPTQGFQMHPAPNQGFVPQQNGSFAQMRAPQPNYAAPSTGAPNYSSQPPPQQKRLDPDSIPSPIQVIEDDKSNRGSEPFSTAVRGQVPPLVTTDFVVKDQGNASPRFVRCATYNIPCTSDMAKQCQVPLTTVIKPLATLPADEAHPFIVDHGETGPIRCNRCKAYMCPYMQFIEGGRRFQCAFCSCVTEVLPHYFQHLDHTGKRMDYYDRPELSLGSYEFLATVDYCKNNKFPNPPAFIFMIDVSYNALKSGLVHLLCEELKTLLDFLPREGNAEESAIRVGFVTYNKVLHFYNVKSSLAQPQMMVVSDVADMFVPLLDGFLVNVNESRAVINSLLEQIPEMFGDTRETETVFGPVIQAGLEALKAAECAGKLFIFHSTLPLAEAPGKLKNRDDKKLINTDKEKTLFQPQTSFYNNLAKECVAQGCCVDLFLFPNQYVDVATLGLVTYQTGGSIYKYTYFQAQADGERFLNDLHRDVRKVIGFDAVMRVRTSTGIRATDFFGSFYMSNTTDVELAALDCDKTITVEFKHDDKLNEDSGAQIQCALLYTSCSGQRRLRIHNLSLNCCTQLADLYRNCETDTLINFFVKLAYRAVLNNSTKTVRESLINQSAQILACYRKNCASPSSAGQLILPECMKLLPVYLNCVLKSDILQPGGDVSTDDRAYIRHLIASMDVSETNVFFYPRVLPVHKMDVDGDDFPVAVRCSEERLSKGGIYLLENGLNLFIWVGMSTQHDLIQSIFNVQSFGQIDSGMATLPQLDNPYSKKLRSMVDVIRAQRPRFMKLLIVKQEDKMEVLFKHFLMEDKSSNGGASYVDFLCHMHKEIRQLLS is encoded by the exons GACCTTTGAGGCCAGTACCAGGATCAGCCCCAACCTCAGTTCCTCCCTCAACAACTGCACAGCAGCCAGTATATAATCAGTATGGGCAGGGAGATGTACACAACGGTCCTGCAGTACCCGAGCAGATGCAAAG GGTTCCACAGTCTCAGCAATACATGCCTGGTAATACACTTCATTCTGGTAGTCAACCGATGCCATATCAACAGTATGCGCCCTCGCTCAGTCATGCTCAACAGTTACCAAACCAGATGGCCCACATGCAGATCACTGGAGTTTCCAGCAACAGTGCATCGCCTGTCAGCCAAGGTTACG GCCCGCCTGCTTCTCGTCCTCCAGCTGCAACTAGTTTGCCGCCTGTGGGTCCAGCAGCGTATTCTGCAGCGCCTCAGAATATTCCCTCAAGCACACCGCAAGATAATAGCCTTCCTCAGCATCCTTTTCCTGGGCAACCCTCCCCAGTGTCAACCTTCTCGTCTCCTCCCACATCTATAGGTCTTACGGGTGTGATTCATCCTCCTTCAGTTGGAatgcaaagacctcctacgatgcATGGACAACCTCTGCCAGGACAGCCTCCATCGGGACCTTATCCACCCCAGCCTAATCACAGATCTTTGGGTCCACAGCCTGGTATGCCAGGGGCAATCCCTGGTGCTCCAACACAGGGCTTTCAAATGCATCCAGCACCTAATCAGGGATTTGTACCACAACAGAACG GTTCTTTTGCGCAAATGAGGGCGCCCCAACCAAATTATGCCGCACCTTCCACTGGAGCACCAAATTACAGCAGTCAACCTCCACCTCAGCAGAAACGATTGGACCCGGACAGCATTCCAAGCCCT ATCCAAGTAATTGAGGATGATAAGTCGAATCGAGGATCTGAACCATTTTCGACAGCTGTAAGAGGACAAGTTCCACCACTCGTGACGACTGACTTTGTGGTAAAGGATCAAG GGAATGCAAGTCCTCGTTTTGTTCGATGTGCAACTTACAATATACCTTGCACTTCAGACATGGCAAAACAATGTCAGGTTCCCCTCACTACAGTCATAAAACCACTTGCCACGCTGCCAGCTGATGAG GCACACCCTTTCATTGTAGATCATGGAGAGACTGGCCCTATACGGTGCAATAGGTGCAAGGCCTACATGTGTCCTTACATGCAGTTTATTGAAGGAGGGCGCAGATTCCAATGTGCATTTTGCAGTTGTGTCACAGAAG TACTGCCTCACTATTTCCAACATTTGGATCACACCGGCAAGCGAATGGACTACTACGATCGACCAGAACTGTCACTTGGTTCCTATGAATTTTTAGCCACTGTAGACTACTGCAAG AATAATAAATTTCCTAATCCACCTGCGTTCATCTTTATGATCGATGTATCCTACAATGCACTGAAAAGTGGGCTGGTTCACCTATTATGTGAGGAGCTTAAAACTCTGTTGGACTTCCTTCCAAG GGAGGGCAATGCAGAAGAATCTGCAATAAGGGTTGGCTTTGTAACATATAACAAAGTTTTACATTTTTACAATGTTAAGAGCTCGTTAGCTCAGCCACAAATGATGGTGGTGTCCGATGTAGCTGACATGTTTGTGCCCTTGCTTGATGGATTCCTGGTCAATGTGAATGAGTCACGGGCTGTGATAAACAG TTTATTAGAACAGATTCCTGAAATGTTTGGTGATACCAGAGAAACTGAGACAGTTTTTGGACCTGTTATTCAAGCTGGCCTGGAAGCCCTCAAG GCAGCTGAATGTGCTGGCAAACTGTTCATATTCCactccaccctgcctcttgctgaAGCGCCTGGAAAGCTAAAGAATAGAGATGACAAGAAGCTAATCAACACAGACAAAGAAAAG ACGCTGTTTCAACCTCAGACCAGCTTTTACAATAATCTGGCAAAGGAGTGTGTGGCACAAGGCTGCTGTGTGGACCTCTTCCTATTCCCTAATCAATATGTTGATGTGGCAACCTTGGGACTGGTTACGTATCAGACGGGAGGTTCCATTTACAAGTACACATACTTCCAG GCACAAGCAGATGGTGAGCGATTCCTAAATGATCTACACAGAGATGTTAGAAAAGTGATTGGGTTTGATGCTGTGATGAGGGTGCGGACAAGTACAG GGATTAGAGCAACTGATTTCTTTGGCTCATTCTACATGAGTAACACAACTGATGTGGAGTTGGCGGCATTAGACTGTGATAAAACCATCACGGTGGAATTCAAACATGATGATAAATTGAATGAAGATAGTGGAGCTCAAATTCAG TGTGCTTTGCTCTACACCAGTTGCAGTGGACAGAGGAGGCTACGCATACACAACCTTTCCCTTAATTGCTGTACTCAGCTTGCTGACCTGTACAGAAACTGTGAGACCGACACACTTATCAACTTCTTTGTAAAATTGG CTTATCGCGCTGTTCTGAATAACTCCACAAAGACTGTACGAGAGTCCTTAATTAACCAGTCTGCTCAGATTTTGGCGTGCTACCGCAAGAATTGTGCAAGTCCATCTTCGGCCGGACAG CTGATTCTACCAGAGTGCATGAAGCTACTGCCTGTGTACCTGAACTGTGTATTGAAGAGTGATATTCTACAGCCTGGAGGTGACGTTTCTACTGACGATCGGGCCTACATCCGTCACCTCATTGCAAGTATGGATGTATCTGAAACCAACGTGTTCTTCTACCCTAGGGTTTTACCTGTG CACAAAATGGATGTTGATGGTGATGATTTTCCAGTGGCCGTTCGTTGCTCAGAGGAACGACTATCAAAGGGTGGCATCTATTTGCTGGAGAATGGTTTGAACCTCTTCATATGGGTGGGAATGAGCACACAGCATGACCTCATCCAGAGCATCTTTAATGTGCAATCGTTTGGCCAGATTGACTCTGGAATG GCCACTCTACCACAGTTGGATAACCCGTACTCCAAAAAATTGCGTTCCATGGTTGATGTAATTCGtgctcagagacccaggtttatgaAG CTCTTGATAGTGAAGCAAGAAGACAAGATGGAGGTGCTCTTCAAGCATTTTCTTATGGAGGACAAGAGTTCAAACGGTGGAGCCTCTTACGTGGACTTTCTATGCCATATGCACAAGGAGATACGACAACTGCTCAGCTAA
- the sec24c gene encoding protein transport protein Sec24C isoform X2, producing the protein MNQQGHMASYGQPQPGYQGYHQQQLAYDNQHMTGVPPPQYGPYNGPVQGYQQTAVPQGPLRPVPGSAPTSVPPSTTAQQPVYNQYGQGDVHNGPAVPEQMQRVPQSQQYMPGNTLHSGSQPMPYQQYAPSLSHAQQLPNQMAHMQITGVSSNSASPVSQGYGPPASRPPAATSLPPVGPAAYSAAPQNIPSSTPQDNSLPQHPFPGQPSPVSTFSSPPTSIGLTGVIHPPSVGMQRPPTMHGQPLPGQPPSGPYPPQPNHRSLGPQPGMPGAIPGAPTQGFQMHPAPNQGFVPQQNGSFAQMRAPQPNYAAPSTGAPNYSSQPPPQQKRLDPDSIPSPIQVIEDDKSNRGSEPFSTAVRGQVPPLVTTDFVVKDQGNASPRFVRCATYNIPCTSDMAKQCQVPLTTVIKPLATLPADEAHPFIVDHGETGPIRCNRCKAYMCPYMQFIEGGRRFQCAFCSCVTEVLPHYFQHLDHTGKRMDYYDRPELSLGSYEFLATVDYCKNNKFPNPPAFIFMIDVSYNALKSGLVHLLCEELKTLLDFLPREGNAEESAIRVGFVTYNKVLHFYNVKSSLAQPQMMVVSDVADMFVPLLDGFLVNVNESRAVINSLLEQIPEMFGDTRETETVFGPVIQAGLEALKAAECAGKLFIFHSTLPLAEAPGKLKNRDDKKLINTDKEKTLFQPQTSFYNNLAKECVAQGCCVDLFLFPNQYVDVATLGLVTYQTGGSIYKYTYFQAQADGERFLNDLHRDVRKVIGFDAVMRVRTSTGIRATDFFGSFYMSNTTDVELAALDCDKTITVEFKHDDKLNEDSGAQIQCALLYTSCSGQRRLRIHNLSLNCCTQLADLYRNCETDTLINFFVKLAYRAVLNNSTKTVRESLINQSAQILACYRKNCASPSSAGQSGSLDHFRGRLAVNRIAMELQSQTGQLILPECMKLLPVYLNCVLKSDILQPGGDVSTDDRAYIRHLIASMDVSETNVFFYPRVLPVHKMDVDGDDFPVAVRCSEERLSKGGIYLLENGLNLFIWVGMSTQHDLIQSIFNVQSFGQIDSGMATLPQLDNPYSKKLRSMVDVIRAQRPRFMKLLIVKQEDKMEVLFKHFLMEDKSSNGGASYVDFLCHMHKEIRQLLS; encoded by the exons GACCTTTGAGGCCAGTACCAGGATCAGCCCCAACCTCAGTTCCTCCCTCAACAACTGCACAGCAGCCAGTATATAATCAGTATGGGCAGGGAGATGTACACAACGGTCCTGCAGTACCCGAGCAGATGCAAAG GGTTCCACAGTCTCAGCAATACATGCCTGGTAATACACTTCATTCTGGTAGTCAACCGATGCCATATCAACAGTATGCGCCCTCGCTCAGTCATGCTCAACAGTTACCAAACCAGATGGCCCACATGCAGATCACTGGAGTTTCCAGCAACAGTGCATCGCCTGTCAGCCAAGGTTACG GCCCGCCTGCTTCTCGTCCTCCAGCTGCAACTAGTTTGCCGCCTGTGGGTCCAGCAGCGTATTCTGCAGCGCCTCAGAATATTCCCTCAAGCACACCGCAAGATAATAGCCTTCCTCAGCATCCTTTTCCTGGGCAACCCTCCCCAGTGTCAACCTTCTCGTCTCCTCCCACATCTATAGGTCTTACGGGTGTGATTCATCCTCCTTCAGTTGGAatgcaaagacctcctacgatgcATGGACAACCTCTGCCAGGACAGCCTCCATCGGGACCTTATCCACCCCAGCCTAATCACAGATCTTTGGGTCCACAGCCTGGTATGCCAGGGGCAATCCCTGGTGCTCCAACACAGGGCTTTCAAATGCATCCAGCACCTAATCAGGGATTTGTACCACAACAGAACG GTTCTTTTGCGCAAATGAGGGCGCCCCAACCAAATTATGCCGCACCTTCCACTGGAGCACCAAATTACAGCAGTCAACCTCCACCTCAGCAGAAACGATTGGACCCGGACAGCATTCCAAGCCCT ATCCAAGTAATTGAGGATGATAAGTCGAATCGAGGATCTGAACCATTTTCGACAGCTGTAAGAGGACAAGTTCCACCACTCGTGACGACTGACTTTGTGGTAAAGGATCAAG GGAATGCAAGTCCTCGTTTTGTTCGATGTGCAACTTACAATATACCTTGCACTTCAGACATGGCAAAACAATGTCAGGTTCCCCTCACTACAGTCATAAAACCACTTGCCACGCTGCCAGCTGATGAG GCACACCCTTTCATTGTAGATCATGGAGAGACTGGCCCTATACGGTGCAATAGGTGCAAGGCCTACATGTGTCCTTACATGCAGTTTATTGAAGGAGGGCGCAGATTCCAATGTGCATTTTGCAGTTGTGTCACAGAAG TACTGCCTCACTATTTCCAACATTTGGATCACACCGGCAAGCGAATGGACTACTACGATCGACCAGAACTGTCACTTGGTTCCTATGAATTTTTAGCCACTGTAGACTACTGCAAG AATAATAAATTTCCTAATCCACCTGCGTTCATCTTTATGATCGATGTATCCTACAATGCACTGAAAAGTGGGCTGGTTCACCTATTATGTGAGGAGCTTAAAACTCTGTTGGACTTCCTTCCAAG GGAGGGCAATGCAGAAGAATCTGCAATAAGGGTTGGCTTTGTAACATATAACAAAGTTTTACATTTTTACAATGTTAAGAGCTCGTTAGCTCAGCCACAAATGATGGTGGTGTCCGATGTAGCTGACATGTTTGTGCCCTTGCTTGATGGATTCCTGGTCAATGTGAATGAGTCACGGGCTGTGATAAACAG TTTATTAGAACAGATTCCTGAAATGTTTGGTGATACCAGAGAAACTGAGACAGTTTTTGGACCTGTTATTCAAGCTGGCCTGGAAGCCCTCAAG GCAGCTGAATGTGCTGGCAAACTGTTCATATTCCactccaccctgcctcttgctgaAGCGCCTGGAAAGCTAAAGAATAGAGATGACAAGAAGCTAATCAACACAGACAAAGAAAAG ACGCTGTTTCAACCTCAGACCAGCTTTTACAATAATCTGGCAAAGGAGTGTGTGGCACAAGGCTGCTGTGTGGACCTCTTCCTATTCCCTAATCAATATGTTGATGTGGCAACCTTGGGACTGGTTACGTATCAGACGGGAGGTTCCATTTACAAGTACACATACTTCCAG GCACAAGCAGATGGTGAGCGATTCCTAAATGATCTACACAGAGATGTTAGAAAAGTGATTGGGTTTGATGCTGTGATGAGGGTGCGGACAAGTACAG GGATTAGAGCAACTGATTTCTTTGGCTCATTCTACATGAGTAACACAACTGATGTGGAGTTGGCGGCATTAGACTGTGATAAAACCATCACGGTGGAATTCAAACATGATGATAAATTGAATGAAGATAGTGGAGCTCAAATTCAG TGTGCTTTGCTCTACACCAGTTGCAGTGGACAGAGGAGGCTACGCATACACAACCTTTCCCTTAATTGCTGTACTCAGCTTGCTGACCTGTACAGAAACTGTGAGACCGACACACTTATCAACTTCTTTGTAAAATTGG CTTATCGCGCTGTTCTGAATAACTCCACAAAGACTGTACGAGAGTCCTTAATTAACCAGTCTGCTCAGATTTTGGCGTGCTACCGCAAGAATTGTGCAAGTCCATCTTCGGCCGGACAG AGTGGCTCATTAGACCATTTCAGAGGACGTTTAGCAGTCAACCGAATTGCTATGGAACTGCAGTCACAGACAGGCCAG CTGATTCTACCAGAGTGCATGAAGCTACTGCCTGTGTACCTGAACTGTGTATTGAAGAGTGATATTCTACAGCCTGGAGGTGACGTTTCTACTGACGATCGGGCCTACATCCGTCACCTCATTGCAAGTATGGATGTATCTGAAACCAACGTGTTCTTCTACCCTAGGGTTTTACCTGTG CACAAAATGGATGTTGATGGTGATGATTTTCCAGTGGCCGTTCGTTGCTCAGAGGAACGACTATCAAAGGGTGGCATCTATTTGCTGGAGAATGGTTTGAACCTCTTCATATGGGTGGGAATGAGCACACAGCATGACCTCATCCAGAGCATCTTTAATGTGCAATCGTTTGGCCAGATTGACTCTGGAATG GCCACTCTACCACAGTTGGATAACCCGTACTCCAAAAAATTGCGTTCCATGGTTGATGTAATTCGtgctcagagacccaggtttatgaAG CTCTTGATAGTGAAGCAAGAAGACAAGATGGAGGTGCTCTTCAAGCATTTTCTTATGGAGGACAAGAGTTCAAACGGTGGAGCCTCTTACGTGGACTTTCTATGCCATATGCACAAGGAGATACGACAACTGCTCAGCTAA
- the sec24c gene encoding protein transport protein Sec24C isoform X1 produces the protein MNQQGHMASYGQPQPGYQGYHQQQLAYDNQHMTGVPPPQYGPYNGPVQGYQQTAVPQGPLRPVPGSAPTSVPPSTTAQQPVYNQYGQGDVHNGPAVPEQMQRVPQSQQYMPGNTLHSGSQPMPYQQYAPSLSHAQQLPNQMAHMQITGVSSNSASPVSQGYGPPASRPPAATSLPPVGPAAYSAAPQNIPSSTPQDNSLPQHPFPGQPSPVSTFSSPPTSIGLTGVIHPPSVGMQRPPTMHGQPLPGQPPSGPYPPQPNHRSLGPQPGMPGAIPGAPTQGFQMHPAPNQGFVPQQNGSFAQMRAPQPNYAAPSTGAPNYSSQPPPQQKRLDPDSIPSPQLNELPTQKKTRHRIDPDAIPSPIQVIEDDKSNRGSEPFSTAVRGQVPPLVTTDFVVKDQGNASPRFVRCATYNIPCTSDMAKQCQVPLTTVIKPLATLPADEAHPFIVDHGETGPIRCNRCKAYMCPYMQFIEGGRRFQCAFCSCVTEVLPHYFQHLDHTGKRMDYYDRPELSLGSYEFLATVDYCKNNKFPNPPAFIFMIDVSYNALKSGLVHLLCEELKTLLDFLPREGNAEESAIRVGFVTYNKVLHFYNVKSSLAQPQMMVVSDVADMFVPLLDGFLVNVNESRAVINSLLEQIPEMFGDTRETETVFGPVIQAGLEALKAAECAGKLFIFHSTLPLAEAPGKLKNRDDKKLINTDKEKTLFQPQTSFYNNLAKECVAQGCCVDLFLFPNQYVDVATLGLVTYQTGGSIYKYTYFQAQADGERFLNDLHRDVRKVIGFDAVMRVRTSTGIRATDFFGSFYMSNTTDVELAALDCDKTITVEFKHDDKLNEDSGAQIQCALLYTSCSGQRRLRIHNLSLNCCTQLADLYRNCETDTLINFFVKLAYRAVLNNSTKTVRESLINQSAQILACYRKNCASPSSAGQSGSLDHFRGRLAVNRIAMELQSQTGQLILPECMKLLPVYLNCVLKSDILQPGGDVSTDDRAYIRHLIASMDVSETNVFFYPRVLPVHKMDVDGDDFPVAVRCSEERLSKGGIYLLENGLNLFIWVGMSTQHDLIQSIFNVQSFGQIDSGMATLPQLDNPYSKKLRSMVDVIRAQRPRFMKLLIVKQEDKMEVLFKHFLMEDKSSNGGASYVDFLCHMHKEIRQLLS, from the exons GACCTTTGAGGCCAGTACCAGGATCAGCCCCAACCTCAGTTCCTCCCTCAACAACTGCACAGCAGCCAGTATATAATCAGTATGGGCAGGGAGATGTACACAACGGTCCTGCAGTACCCGAGCAGATGCAAAG GGTTCCACAGTCTCAGCAATACATGCCTGGTAATACACTTCATTCTGGTAGTCAACCGATGCCATATCAACAGTATGCGCCCTCGCTCAGTCATGCTCAACAGTTACCAAACCAGATGGCCCACATGCAGATCACTGGAGTTTCCAGCAACAGTGCATCGCCTGTCAGCCAAGGTTACG GCCCGCCTGCTTCTCGTCCTCCAGCTGCAACTAGTTTGCCGCCTGTGGGTCCAGCAGCGTATTCTGCAGCGCCTCAGAATATTCCCTCAAGCACACCGCAAGATAATAGCCTTCCTCAGCATCCTTTTCCTGGGCAACCCTCCCCAGTGTCAACCTTCTCGTCTCCTCCCACATCTATAGGTCTTACGGGTGTGATTCATCCTCCTTCAGTTGGAatgcaaagacctcctacgatgcATGGACAACCTCTGCCAGGACAGCCTCCATCGGGACCTTATCCACCCCAGCCTAATCACAGATCTTTGGGTCCACAGCCTGGTATGCCAGGGGCAATCCCTGGTGCTCCAACACAGGGCTTTCAAATGCATCCAGCACCTAATCAGGGATTTGTACCACAACAGAACG GTTCTTTTGCGCAAATGAGGGCGCCCCAACCAAATTATGCCGCACCTTCCACTGGAGCACCAAATTACAGCAGTCAACCTCCACCTCAGCAGAAACGATTGGACCCGGACAGCATTCCAAGCCCT CAACTTAATGAACTGCCAACTCAAAAGAAAACAAGACATAGAATAGATCCAGATGCAATTCCTAGTCCA ATCCAAGTAATTGAGGATGATAAGTCGAATCGAGGATCTGAACCATTTTCGACAGCTGTAAGAGGACAAGTTCCACCACTCGTGACGACTGACTTTGTGGTAAAGGATCAAG GGAATGCAAGTCCTCGTTTTGTTCGATGTGCAACTTACAATATACCTTGCACTTCAGACATGGCAAAACAATGTCAGGTTCCCCTCACTACAGTCATAAAACCACTTGCCACGCTGCCAGCTGATGAG GCACACCCTTTCATTGTAGATCATGGAGAGACTGGCCCTATACGGTGCAATAGGTGCAAGGCCTACATGTGTCCTTACATGCAGTTTATTGAAGGAGGGCGCAGATTCCAATGTGCATTTTGCAGTTGTGTCACAGAAG TACTGCCTCACTATTTCCAACATTTGGATCACACCGGCAAGCGAATGGACTACTACGATCGACCAGAACTGTCACTTGGTTCCTATGAATTTTTAGCCACTGTAGACTACTGCAAG AATAATAAATTTCCTAATCCACCTGCGTTCATCTTTATGATCGATGTATCCTACAATGCACTGAAAAGTGGGCTGGTTCACCTATTATGTGAGGAGCTTAAAACTCTGTTGGACTTCCTTCCAAG GGAGGGCAATGCAGAAGAATCTGCAATAAGGGTTGGCTTTGTAACATATAACAAAGTTTTACATTTTTACAATGTTAAGAGCTCGTTAGCTCAGCCACAAATGATGGTGGTGTCCGATGTAGCTGACATGTTTGTGCCCTTGCTTGATGGATTCCTGGTCAATGTGAATGAGTCACGGGCTGTGATAAACAG TTTATTAGAACAGATTCCTGAAATGTTTGGTGATACCAGAGAAACTGAGACAGTTTTTGGACCTGTTATTCAAGCTGGCCTGGAAGCCCTCAAG GCAGCTGAATGTGCTGGCAAACTGTTCATATTCCactccaccctgcctcttgctgaAGCGCCTGGAAAGCTAAAGAATAGAGATGACAAGAAGCTAATCAACACAGACAAAGAAAAG ACGCTGTTTCAACCTCAGACCAGCTTTTACAATAATCTGGCAAAGGAGTGTGTGGCACAAGGCTGCTGTGTGGACCTCTTCCTATTCCCTAATCAATATGTTGATGTGGCAACCTTGGGACTGGTTACGTATCAGACGGGAGGTTCCATTTACAAGTACACATACTTCCAG GCACAAGCAGATGGTGAGCGATTCCTAAATGATCTACACAGAGATGTTAGAAAAGTGATTGGGTTTGATGCTGTGATGAGGGTGCGGACAAGTACAG GGATTAGAGCAACTGATTTCTTTGGCTCATTCTACATGAGTAACACAACTGATGTGGAGTTGGCGGCATTAGACTGTGATAAAACCATCACGGTGGAATTCAAACATGATGATAAATTGAATGAAGATAGTGGAGCTCAAATTCAG TGTGCTTTGCTCTACACCAGTTGCAGTGGACAGAGGAGGCTACGCATACACAACCTTTCCCTTAATTGCTGTACTCAGCTTGCTGACCTGTACAGAAACTGTGAGACCGACACACTTATCAACTTCTTTGTAAAATTGG CTTATCGCGCTGTTCTGAATAACTCCACAAAGACTGTACGAGAGTCCTTAATTAACCAGTCTGCTCAGATTTTGGCGTGCTACCGCAAGAATTGTGCAAGTCCATCTTCGGCCGGACAG AGTGGCTCATTAGACCATTTCAGAGGACGTTTAGCAGTCAACCGAATTGCTATGGAACTGCAGTCACAGACAGGCCAG CTGATTCTACCAGAGTGCATGAAGCTACTGCCTGTGTACCTGAACTGTGTATTGAAGAGTGATATTCTACAGCCTGGAGGTGACGTTTCTACTGACGATCGGGCCTACATCCGTCACCTCATTGCAAGTATGGATGTATCTGAAACCAACGTGTTCTTCTACCCTAGGGTTTTACCTGTG CACAAAATGGATGTTGATGGTGATGATTTTCCAGTGGCCGTTCGTTGCTCAGAGGAACGACTATCAAAGGGTGGCATCTATTTGCTGGAGAATGGTTTGAACCTCTTCATATGGGTGGGAATGAGCACACAGCATGACCTCATCCAGAGCATCTTTAATGTGCAATCGTTTGGCCAGATTGACTCTGGAATG GCCACTCTACCACAGTTGGATAACCCGTACTCCAAAAAATTGCGTTCCATGGTTGATGTAATTCGtgctcagagacccaggtttatgaAG CTCTTGATAGTGAAGCAAGAAGACAAGATGGAGGTGCTCTTCAAGCATTTTCTTATGGAGGACAAGAGTTCAAACGGTGGAGCCTCTTACGTGGACTTTCTATGCCATATGCACAAGGAGATACGACAACTGCTCAGCTAA